TTTGATATTAATCATTTGTGGAATAATCCGAACGTTTTGTTGTTTTTTTACAAATGTAAATAATCCTATTGAGTCATATTGAATTGTTTCTTGGATGACAAAATCAGAAAATCCCTTTTGCTTTAAAAATTGTTGGGCTCGTACTTGTGCATCATAAAGCGAAAGTTGCACTTTCTCCATCGGACGTTCATGAAGCATCCAAACGATATGCCCACCTTTTTTTGTAATATCAAATAAGTATTCTCCTTTTCCTCCATTCGGTATCGTCACAGAGTAAAAAGGAAACTGTGCGCCTTTTTTATTTTTGATCACTTTTGCATCTTCCGTACTTTTACCAATAAACGTTCCTGCTCGCTTCACCGCTTCTTGTTGATTAATATCAGGTCCGGAAATGGTTTTTAACCGCTTTTCTTCTTGTTTGGCACGAACCATTTGATCTGATTGAACATTTGTATTTTTATAATGCGTCACTTGATCATTTATTGTTTTAAAACCATCAATAATCGTATTGTCCTCTGGGCTTTCATTCGAAAGAAGCGCATTATCTACATCTACCCATCTCAATTGCTCTTGTAAAACTGTTGCTTGCATTTGCTTTATTTGCTCTTTCATGTTTTTTGATTGCTCATGTAACGACTTTAAATGGTTCATTTCGTCGTCAGTTAATGGCTTTTCTGACAAATCGCGTACAGCAACTTGATACGAAAAATCTCCAATTTCCGCTAAAAATTCCTCCGTTTGATTAATAGGTACCGCTGAAAGTGGCAATTCACTAATGTCATTTTGTGCTTGAAGCGATGTTTTCCACACTTTTACAAGTGACGGTGATAACTGTTCCCGTGAATTCATTACTAAAGTAGACGCAATTTGTTCTTCTAACTGATCCATTTGTCCCGCCAGCTGATGAAAAGCACGTTGATAATTATTTTCTGTTTGAATAGACAATGCAGTATTTTGTTGACGCTCTTGATACCCAAAATAAGAAACCCCGATTAAAGCAATAGCTAACACAACGATTAACGTATTTCGAATCATTTCTTTCACCTCATTTAATGACAGAAAATGTGATTACCAATGGTTTTAATTTGAGGACGTGTCCAAATCCAAGGGCTAGTGGCTGTATCTGGATTGAAATAATAAATCGCCCCTCCCGTTGGATCCCATCCATTCATCGCATCAATTACCGCTTTTCTTGATGTTTCATTTGGCTCTAACCAAATTTGTCCATCAGCTACTGCCGTAAATGCGCGTGGTTCAAAAATGACACCCGATACAGTGTCCGGAAATGCAGCATTTTCTAAACGATTTAAAATAACAGCAGCAACTGCAACTTGCCCAACATATGGTTCTCCTCTCGCTTCCCCATGAACAGCATTCGCAATTAAACGTATTTCATTGTTAGAGAAGCCACTTGGAGTATTAGATGCCTTTTTTATTCCTTTTGGAAGCGTTACTTCTCCACTAGCCCGAAGTAATTTTTGCTTCGTGCTGCTTCCGACTAAACCGTCAACAGGTAATCCAAAACGGTCTTGGAAATTACGGACCGCCCAATAAGTGGACCAACCATACACCCCATCAATTTCTCCCTTGTAATATCCTATTTTTTTAAGTCGTGTTTGTAATTCTGTCACATCAGTTCCCGTTGCTCCCCGCTGAATAACTTGATCAGAAAAAGCAAAGGTTGTGTGGTGACTTCCAATGAAAACAACAAGTAAAAAAAGAATAATCCAATGACAGATTGAACATTTTTTCCACATTTTTTGCCTCCTAAATTCGATCTTTACTTGTTATTGTCTGCTTGTTTTCTGTTTTTATACAAAAAAAGCTAGCTACGTAGGCTAGCTTTTTATTAAACATTAAAGTAACGACCTTCTGGATGGCTAAATACCATTGCGCTGACACTTGCTTCTGGTTCCATCATAAATTCTTCTGTTAAATTTACACCGATATCTGCTGGTTTTAATAACTTAAATAATTTTGCTTGGTCTTCGATATTTGGACATGCAGGATACCCAAATG
The genomic region above belongs to Massilibacterium senegalense and contains:
- the ypeB gene encoding germination protein YpeB, which gives rise to MIRNTLIVVLAIALIGVSYFGYQERQQNTALSIQTENNYQRAFHQLAGQMDQLEEQIASTLVMNSREQLSPSLVKVWKTSLQAQNDISELPLSAVPINQTEEFLAEIGDFSYQVAVRDLSEKPLTDDEMNHLKSLHEQSKNMKEQIKQMQATVLQEQLRWVDVDNALLSNESPEDNTIIDGFKTINDQVTHYKNTNVQSDQMVRAKQEEKRLKTISGPDINQQEAVKRAGTFIGKSTEDAKVIKNKKGAQFPFYSVTIPNGGKGEYLFDITKKGGHIVWMLHERPMEKVQLSLYDAQVRAQQFLKQKGFSDFVIQETIQYDSIGLFTFVKKQQNVRIIPQMINIKVALDNGEIIGFDAKSYLMSINAPQPSLTPVLTKEQALEKVNKQVDIQSEDLVVMTNLLGDDVLCYEFTGVYEDKTYRIFINAKTGHEEKVEPLKQMDKQYEKV
- the sleB gene encoding spore cortex-lytic enzyme, translated to MWKKCSICHWIILFLLVVFIGSHHTTFAFSDQVIQRGATGTDVTELQTRLKKIGYYKGEIDGVYGWSTYWAVRNFQDRFGLPVDGLVGSSTKQKLLRASGEVTLPKGIKKASNTPSGFSNNEIRLIANAVHGEARGEPYVGQVAVAAVILNRLENAAFPDTVSGVIFEPRAFTAVADGQIWLEPNETSRKAVIDAMNGWDPTGGAIYYFNPDTATSPWIWTRPQIKTIGNHIFCH